Proteins co-encoded in one Heptranchias perlo isolate sHepPer1 chromosome 9, sHepPer1.hap1, whole genome shotgun sequence genomic window:
- the s1pr1 gene encoding sphingosine 1-phosphate receptor 1, with product MEASAERHVSYAGYSYTNRDIILQHYNYTGKLKDNIGGLEPGLKVTSIPFIVVCCFIILENLMVLLAIWQTKKFHRAMYYFIGNLALSDLLAGAAYTVNILLSGPNTFKLTPAQWFLREGSMFVALAASVLSLLAIAIERYLTMLKMKPHSSGSSYRVFLLISGCWLLSVFLGGLPIMGWNCLQGFPHCSTVLPLYHKHYLLFCTTVFCFILLAILLLYARIYVLVRSRSRRLTFRKYSVRSNKSCEKSLALLKTVIIVLSAFIICWSPLFILLLVDVACVVKGCPILYKSEWFLALAVLNSAMNPIIYTLTSREMRRAFVRLLCCACHAGQGRNLKLKPPLMAPLEFSRSKSDNSSHQHKDGCPETLMSSGNINSSA from the coding sequence ATGGAGGCGAGCGCCGAGCGCCACGTGTCGTATGCTGGCTACAGTTACACCAACCGGGATATCATTTTGCAGCATTATAACTACACCggcaagctaaaggacaacatcgGGGGCTTGGAGCCCGGGCTGAAAGTCACGTCCATCCCCTTCATCGTGGTCTGTTGCTTTATCATCCTGGAGAACCTCATGGTCTTGCTCGCCATCTGGCAGACCAAGAAGTTCCACCGGGCCATGTACTACTTCATCGGCAACCTGGCTCTGTCCGACCTGCTGGCTGGCGCCGCCTACACGGTCAACATCTTGCTGTCGGGCCCCAATACCTTCAAGCTGACGCCGGCCCAGTGGTTCCTGCGGGAGGGCAGCATGTTCGTGGCCCTGGCCGCCTCGGTGCTCAGCCTCTTAGCCATCGCCATCGAGAGGTACCTGACCATGCTGAAGATGAAGCCTCACAGCTCGGGCAGCAGCTACCGGGTCTTCCTACTCATCAGCGGCTGTTGGCTGCTCTCGGTCTTCCTGGGTGGCCTGCCCATCATGGGCTGGAACTGCCTGCAAGGTTTCCCGCACTGCTCCACCGTGCTGCCGCTCTACCATAAGCATTACCTCCTCTTCTGCACCACTGTCTTCTGCTTCATCCTGCTGGCCATCCTGCTGCTTTACGCCCGCATCTATGTGCTGGTGAGGTCGCGGAGCCGCCGGTTGACCTTCCGCAAGTACTCTGTGCGCTCCAACAAGAGCTGCGAGAAGTCGCTGGCACTGCTCAAGACGGTGATCATCGTGCTGAGCGCCTTCATCATCTGCTGGTCGCCGCTCTTCATCCTGCTGTTGGTGGACGTGGCGTGCGTGGTGAAGGGTTGCCCCATTCTCTATAAATCCGAATGGTTCCTGGCCTTGGCCGTGCTCAACTCGGCCATGAACCCGATCATCTACACGCTCACCAGCCGCGAGATGAGGAGGGCTTTCGTCCGCCTGCTATGTTGCGCTTGCCACGCCGGCCAGGGCAGGAATCTCAAGCTCAAGCCGCCTCTCATGGCGCCGCTGGAGTTCAGCCGCAGCAAGTCTGACAACTCGTCCCATCAGCACAAGGACGGCTGCCCCGAGACCCTGATGTCCTCGGGAAACATCAACTCCTCGGCGTGA